In one window of Nocardioides panacisoli DNA:
- the groES gene encoding co-chaperone GroES encodes MSINIKPLEDRIVVKTLEAEETTASGLVIPDTAKEKPQEGEVLAVGPGRVDDNGNRVPVDVAEGDKVIYSKFGGTEVKYAGEEYLILSARDVLAVIS; translated from the coding sequence GTGTCGATCAACATCAAGCCGCTCGAGGACCGGATCGTCGTCAAGACCCTCGAGGCGGAGGAGACCACCGCCTCCGGTCTGGTCATTCCCGACACCGCCAAGGAGAAGCCGCAGGAGGGCGAGGTCCTCGCCGTCGGCCCCGGCCGTGTCGACGACAACGGCAACCGCGTGCCCGTCGACGTCGCCGAGGGCGACAAGGTCATCTACAGCAAGTTCGGTGGCACCGAGGTCAAGTACGCCGGCGAGGAGTACCTCATCCTCTCCGCCCGCGACGTCCTCGCCGTCATCTCCTGA
- the guaB gene encoding IMP dehydrogenase — protein sequence MDVPEVPEKFAAVGLTYDDVLLLPGHSDLVPDDIDTSTRLTRDIVIKSPVVSAAMDTVTESRMAIAMARQGGIGILHRNLSIQEQAYQVDLVKRTQTGIISNPVTIGPEATLEELDHKCGQYRVSGLPVVDTDNRLLGICTNRDLRFTPVAEWATTKVDEVMTPMPLVTGPVGIDRDDATTLLRRHKRERLPLVDEEGRLGGLITVKDFVKSEQFPLASKDEHGRLMVGAAVGYFGDAWDRATTLVEAGVDVLVADTAHGHVTLLLDMVKRLKSDPATRHVQVIGGNVATREGAQAFIDAGADAIKVGFGPGSICTTRVVTGCGVPQITAVHEASLAAAPAGVPVIADGGLQQSGDIAKAIVAGASSVMIGSMLAGCEEAPGDVVFHQGKQFKAYRGMGSMGAMSSRGKKSYSKDRYFQAEVTSDDQIVPEGVEGQVPYKGPLAGVAHQLIGGLSQSMFYVGAQTIPELQEKGRFVRITSASLKESHPHDIEMIIEAPNYHR from the coding sequence ATGGACGTGCCTGAGGTACCCGAGAAGTTCGCCGCGGTCGGTCTCACCTACGACGACGTCCTGCTCCTGCCGGGGCACTCGGACCTGGTGCCGGACGACATCGACACCAGCACCCGGCTCACCCGCGACATCGTCATCAAGTCGCCGGTGGTCAGCGCCGCGATGGACACCGTGACCGAGTCCCGCATGGCCATCGCGATGGCTCGGCAGGGCGGGATCGGCATCCTCCACCGCAACCTGTCCATCCAGGAGCAGGCCTACCAGGTCGACCTGGTCAAGCGCACCCAGACCGGCATCATCTCCAACCCGGTCACCATTGGACCGGAGGCGACGCTGGAGGAGCTGGACCACAAGTGCGGGCAGTACCGCGTGTCCGGCCTCCCCGTCGTCGACACCGACAACCGCCTGCTGGGCATCTGCACCAACCGCGACCTGCGGTTCACCCCCGTCGCGGAGTGGGCCACGACCAAGGTCGACGAGGTCATGACGCCGATGCCGCTGGTCACCGGCCCCGTCGGCATCGACCGCGACGACGCGACCACGCTGCTGCGCCGCCACAAGCGCGAGCGGCTTCCGCTGGTCGACGAGGAGGGCCGCCTCGGCGGACTCATCACGGTCAAGGACTTCGTGAAGTCCGAGCAGTTCCCGCTCGCCTCCAAGGACGAGCACGGCCGGCTCATGGTCGGCGCCGCCGTCGGCTACTTCGGTGACGCCTGGGACCGCGCCACGACCCTGGTCGAGGCCGGCGTGGACGTGCTGGTCGCCGACACCGCCCACGGCCACGTGACGCTGCTGCTGGACATGGTCAAGCGGCTCAAGTCCGACCCCGCCACCCGGCACGTGCAGGTCATCGGCGGCAACGTCGCGACCCGCGAGGGCGCCCAGGCCTTCATCGACGCCGGCGCGGACGCGATCAAGGTCGGGTTCGGCCCCGGCTCGATCTGCACCACCCGCGTCGTCACCGGCTGCGGCGTCCCCCAGATCACTGCGGTGCACGAGGCCTCCCTGGCCGCCGCGCCGGCCGGCGTACCCGTCATCGCCGACGGCGGACTGCAGCAGTCCGGTGACATCGCCAAGGCGATCGTGGCCGGCGCCTCGTCGGTGATGATCGGCTCCATGCTGGCCGGTTGCGAGGAGGCCCCGGGCGACGTCGTGTTCCACCAGGGCAAGCAGTTCAAGGCCTACCGGGGGATGGGCTCGATGGGCGCCATGTCCAGCCGCGGCAAGAAGTCCTACTCCAAGGACCGCTACTTCCAGGCCGAGGTCACCAGCGACGACCAGATCGTCCCGGAGGGCGTGGAGGGCCAGGTGCCCTACAAGGGTCCGCTCGCCGGTGTCGCCCACCAGCTCATCGGCGGCCTGAGCCAGTCGATGTTCTACGTCGGCGCACAGACCATCCCCGAGCTGCAGGAGAAGGGCCGCTTCGTGCGGATCACCTCGGCGTCGTTGAAGGAGTCGCACCCGCACGACATCGAGATGATCATCGAGGCGCCCAACTACCACCGGTGA
- the groL gene encoding chaperonin GroEL (60 kDa chaperone family; promotes refolding of misfolded polypeptides especially under stressful conditions; forms two stacked rings of heptamers to form a barrel-shaped 14mer; ends can be capped by GroES; misfolded proteins enter the barrel where they are refolded when GroES binds) — protein MPKILEFDEGARRALERGVDALANAVKVTLGPKGRYVVLDKQWGAPTITNDGVTVARDVELDDPFEDLGAQLTKEVATKTNDVAGDGTTTATVLAQAMVHQGLRAVAAGANPMALKRGMDAAAEKVSDSLLEAANPVHTKEEMASVGTISSRDERIGALLAEAFDKVGKDGVITVEESSTMGTELDFTEGMQFDKGYLSAYFVTDTERMEAVLDDPYILLHQGKISSIQEFVPLLEKVMQAGKPLFILAEDVEGEALSTLVVNKIKGTFNAVAVKSPAFGDRRKAMMQDIATLTGGQVIAPEVGLSLESAGLEVLGQARRVVVTKDNTTIVDGNGDATEVEGRVNQIKAEIENSDSDWDREKLQERLAKLAGGVCVIQVGAATEVELKEKKHRIEDAVSATRAAIEEGIVPGGGSALIHAAAVLEDDLGYTGDEAIGVRVVRKAVDEPLRWIAENGGENGYVITTKVRELGVGNGYNAATGEYGDLVAQGVLDPVKVTRSALVNATSIAAMLLTTETLVVDKPEEEQAPAGAGHGHGHGH, from the coding sequence ATGCCCAAGATTCTGGAGTTCGACGAGGGTGCCCGCCGCGCGCTGGAGCGCGGTGTCGACGCCCTTGCCAACGCCGTCAAGGTGACGCTCGGCCCCAAGGGCCGCTACGTCGTCCTCGACAAGCAGTGGGGCGCCCCGACCATCACCAACGACGGTGTCACCGTGGCTCGCGACGTCGAGCTCGACGACCCGTTCGAGGACCTCGGCGCGCAGCTCACCAAGGAAGTCGCCACCAAGACCAACGACGTCGCTGGTGACGGCACCACGACCGCGACCGTGCTCGCCCAGGCGATGGTCCACCAGGGCCTGCGTGCCGTGGCGGCCGGCGCCAACCCGATGGCCCTCAAGCGGGGCATGGACGCCGCCGCCGAGAAGGTCAGCGACTCCCTGCTCGAGGCCGCGAACCCGGTCCACACCAAGGAGGAGATGGCGTCGGTCGGCACCATCTCCAGCCGTGACGAGCGCATCGGCGCCCTGCTCGCCGAGGCCTTCGACAAGGTCGGCAAGGACGGTGTCATCACCGTCGAGGAGTCCAGCACCATGGGCACCGAGCTCGACTTCACCGAGGGCATGCAGTTCGACAAGGGCTACCTGTCGGCGTACTTCGTGACCGACACCGAGCGGATGGAGGCCGTCCTCGACGACCCCTACATCCTGCTGCACCAGGGCAAGATCTCCTCGATCCAGGAGTTCGTGCCGCTGCTGGAGAAGGTCATGCAGGCCGGCAAGCCGCTCTTCATCCTCGCCGAGGACGTCGAGGGCGAGGCCCTGTCCACGCTCGTGGTCAACAAGATCAAGGGCACCTTCAATGCCGTGGCGGTCAAGAGCCCCGCGTTCGGTGACCGCCGCAAGGCGATGATGCAGGACATCGCCACGCTGACCGGTGGTCAGGTCATCGCGCCGGAGGTCGGCCTCTCGCTGGAGAGCGCCGGGCTCGAGGTGCTCGGCCAGGCCCGCCGCGTCGTGGTCACCAAGGACAACACCACGATCGTGGACGGCAACGGCGACGCGACCGAGGTCGAGGGCCGGGTCAACCAGATCAAGGCCGAGATCGAGAACTCCGACTCCGACTGGGATCGCGAGAAGCTCCAGGAGCGCCTCGCCAAGCTCGCCGGCGGTGTCTGCGTGATCCAGGTCGGTGCCGCCACCGAGGTGGAGCTGAAGGAGAAGAAGCACCGCATCGAGGACGCCGTCTCGGCGACCCGCGCGGCCATCGAGGAGGGCATCGTGCCCGGCGGTGGCTCCGCGCTGATCCACGCCGCCGCGGTGCTCGAGGACGACCTCGGCTACACCGGTGACGAGGCCATCGGCGTGCGGGTGGTCCGCAAGGCGGTCGACGAGCCGCTGCGCTGGATCGCCGAGAACGGTGGCGAGAACGGCTACGTCATCACGACCAAGGTCCGCGAGCTCGGCGTCGGCAACGGCTACAACGCCGCCACCGGCGAGTACGGCGACCTGGTCGCCCAGGGCGTGCTGGACCCGGTCAAGGTGACGCGTTCGGCTCTGGTCAACGCCACCTCGATCGCGGCGATGCTGCTGACGACCGAGACGCTGGTCGTCGACAAGCCCGAAGAGGAGCAGGCCCCGGCCGGCGCCGGCCACGGGCACGGGCACGGCCACTGA
- a CDS encoding MBL fold metallo-hydrolase: MAARIDHAEISGTFSLDGETHQVDNNAWVVGDDVECVVIDTPHSVEDILELVGDRTIKAILLTHAHDDHCRVAPELRERVSSPILLHPDERPLWELTHPDQLWDVDLADGQRIAVAGITLIALHTPGHAPGGVCFHAPELGCVFTGDTLFQGGPGATGRSYSDLPTLEASIRAQLFDLPEDTVVHTGHGPDTTIGAEIEALGR, encoded by the coding sequence ATGGCGGCCCGCATCGACCACGCCGAGATCAGCGGCACCTTCAGCCTGGACGGGGAGACCCACCAGGTCGACAACAACGCCTGGGTGGTCGGCGACGACGTCGAGTGCGTCGTCATCGACACCCCGCACTCGGTGGAGGACATCCTCGAACTGGTGGGGGATCGCACGATCAAGGCGATCCTGCTGACTCACGCGCACGACGACCACTGCCGGGTGGCGCCGGAGCTGCGCGAGCGGGTGAGCTCGCCGATCCTGCTCCACCCCGACGAGCGTCCGCTGTGGGAGCTCACCCACCCCGACCAGCTGTGGGACGTCGACCTCGCCGACGGTCAGCGCATCGCGGTCGCCGGGATCACGCTGATCGCGTTGCACACCCCCGGGCACGCACCCGGTGGCGTGTGCTTCCACGCTCCCGAGCTGGGCTGCGTCTTCACCGGTGACACGCTCTTCCAGGGCGGCCCGGGCGCGACGGGGCGCTCCTACTCCGACCTGCCCACCCTCGAGGCCTCGATCCGGGCGCAGCTCTTCGACCTGCCCGAGGACACCGTGGTGCACACCGGCCACGGGCCCGACACCACGATCGGTGCCGAGATCGAGGCCCTCGGCCGCTGA
- a CDS encoding ArnT family glycosyltransferase, producing the protein MQRGDLRRWVVPVAAVAALALRLPGLAGPVTSDEAGFTIVARTWDPAPDSVYGPHFVDRTPLLIAVFRVADLVGPVWAVRLLGALGAALTVVLVAAAARSVAGPSAARWSAVVVAALVTTPFIDPVSVNGELLALPLLAGCLWASLRATATHTTHPVAWSVAAGCAGMLAVGMKQNLVGGLVFAGVLVVVRSFRGGLPRRDGTAALAGLAVGAAAPVVALVAWTVAAGVDLGTLWHTVYGFRAEASRVLEDGDHGATYQRLRMLLVVAVGSGIAAVLVGLAVQLPRAWRADPGVTAATAAMVVVQLGGLVGGGSYWRDYLFPLVPTVGMALALLSLRHGGRTGTKTRAIVAVAVGSTVVGFVGWTVSADWGAVPADGERLGRTIGAAADPGDTMVVFGGHAEVAYAAGTTTPYRHLWSLPMRTLDPEYRELGEVLAGPDAPVWFVQWWYVGTWSEDGGRRIAEAVGDRYELHATCGEDKEVFLRRDVERPPLPCTD; encoded by the coding sequence ATGCAGCGAGGCGACCTCCGGCGCTGGGTGGTGCCCGTCGCCGCCGTGGCGGCACTGGCGCTGCGGCTGCCCGGACTGGCCGGTCCGGTCACCTCCGACGAGGCCGGGTTCACCATCGTCGCCCGCACCTGGGACCCGGCGCCGGACAGCGTCTACGGCCCCCACTTCGTGGACCGTACGCCGCTGCTGATCGCCGTGTTCCGGGTCGCCGACCTCGTCGGGCCGGTGTGGGCCGTGCGCCTGCTCGGCGCGCTCGGTGCCGCCCTCACCGTGGTCCTGGTCGCCGCTGCCGCTCGCTCGGTGGCCGGCCCGTCAGCTGCCCGCTGGAGCGCGGTGGTCGTGGCCGCACTGGTGACGACACCGTTCATCGACCCCGTCTCGGTCAACGGCGAGCTCCTCGCCCTCCCGCTGCTGGCGGGCTGCCTGTGGGCGTCGTTGCGCGCCACCGCCACCCACACGACCCACCCGGTGGCGTGGAGCGTGGCCGCGGGCTGCGCCGGCATGCTCGCGGTCGGCATGAAGCAGAACCTGGTCGGCGGCCTGGTCTTCGCCGGCGTCCTGGTGGTCGTCCGTTCCTTCCGCGGCGGGCTGCCACGCCGTGACGGGACGGCCGCGCTGGCGGGCCTGGCCGTCGGCGCCGCGGCACCCGTGGTCGCGCTCGTGGCATGGACAGTCGCGGCAGGTGTCGACCTCGGCACCCTGTGGCACACCGTCTACGGCTTCCGGGCCGAGGCCTCGCGGGTGCTGGAGGACGGTGACCACGGCGCGACGTACCAACGACTGCGGATGCTGCTGGTGGTCGCGGTGGGCTCGGGCATCGCGGCCGTGCTGGTCGGCCTCGCGGTGCAGCTGCCGCGGGCCTGGCGCGCCGACCCGGGAGTGACGGCGGCGACCGCCGCCATGGTCGTGGTCCAGCTCGGTGGACTCGTCGGCGGGGGCAGCTACTGGCGCGACTACCTGTTCCCCCTCGTGCCGACCGTCGGCATGGCGCTGGCACTGCTCAGCCTGCGGCACGGCGGTCGCACCGGGACGAAGACCCGGGCCATCGTGGCGGTCGCGGTCGGCTCGACCGTCGTGGGCTTCGTCGGCTGGACGGTGTCGGCGGACTGGGGCGCCGTGCCCGCGGACGGCGAGCGGCTCGGCCGCACGATCGGCGCCGCCGCCGACCCGGGCGACACCATGGTGGTCTTCGGCGGCCACGCCGAGGTGGCGTACGCCGCGGGGACGACCACGCCCTACCGCCACCTGTGGAGCCTCCCGATGCGCACGCTGGACCCGGAGTACCGCGAGCTCGGCGAGGTGCTGGCCGGGCCCGACGCCCCGGTCTGGTTCGTGCAGTGGTGGTACGTCGGGACGTGGAGCGAGGACGGCGGCCGCCGGATCGCGGAGGCGGTCGGTGACCGCTACGAGCTGCACGCCACGTGCGGGGAGGACAAGGAGGTCTTCCTGCGCCGCGACGTCGAGCGCCCGCCGCTGCCCTGCACGGACTGA
- a CDS encoding THUMP-like domain-containing protein — protein sequence MDLDSFRALLTDDGQALLARAADLRADGDELSVQSRLRREADPAVVAAALTQLDLRERAVAKFGPDAQRMYFTPDGLEQATRHTVATHRAARLQAFGTRTLVDLGCGIGGDLLAAARAGVVVAGVDQDPVRVAVAEANLAALELPGAVQVADATAIDHTAFDIAFADPARRTGAGRSFRPEDWTPPWTWVETLLARDACVKVAPGIPHDLVPDGVEAEWVSDGGEVKEAALWAGRTATCARRATVVRDGGLATLTEEDDPGAEVREVGAHLYEPDGAVIRAGLVTAVAAGVDGGLVDPHIAWVTSDSAFRTPFARGYRVVEELPYREKQLKAALRERGIGRVEIKKRGVDVVPEQLRKRLDLTGDAAATLVLTRVAGRGTCLLVEPF from the coding sequence GTGGATCTCGACAGCTTCCGAGCCCTGCTCACCGACGACGGGCAGGCACTGCTGGCCCGTGCCGCCGACCTCCGCGCGGACGGGGACGAGCTGTCGGTGCAGTCCCGGCTGCGCCGCGAAGCCGACCCGGCCGTGGTGGCGGCAGCGCTCACCCAGCTCGACCTGCGGGAGCGGGCGGTGGCGAAGTTCGGCCCGGACGCCCAGCGGATGTACTTCACCCCCGACGGACTCGAGCAGGCCACGCGCCACACCGTCGCCACGCACCGCGCCGCCCGGCTCCAGGCCTTCGGCACGCGCACCCTCGTCGACCTCGGCTGCGGCATCGGCGGCGACCTGCTCGCCGCGGCACGCGCCGGCGTCGTCGTCGCCGGGGTCGACCAGGACCCGGTGCGGGTCGCGGTCGCCGAGGCCAACCTCGCCGCGCTGGAGCTCCCCGGCGCCGTCCAGGTCGCCGACGCCACCGCGATCGACCACACCGCCTTCGACATCGCGTTCGCCGACCCGGCACGACGCACCGGGGCCGGACGGAGCTTCCGCCCCGAGGACTGGACGCCGCCGTGGACGTGGGTCGAGACCCTGCTGGCCCGCGACGCCTGCGTGAAGGTGGCACCGGGCATCCCCCACGACCTGGTGCCCGACGGCGTCGAGGCCGAATGGGTCAGCGACGGCGGCGAGGTGAAGGAGGCCGCCCTGTGGGCCGGCCGCACCGCGACCTGCGCACGTCGCGCCACCGTGGTGCGCGACGGCGGCCTGGCGACGCTGACCGAGGAGGACGACCCTGGCGCGGAGGTCCGCGAGGTCGGTGCGCACCTCTACGAGCCCGACGGCGCCGTGATCCGCGCCGGCCTGGTGACCGCGGTCGCGGCCGGCGTCGACGGCGGGCTGGTCGACCCCCACATCGCCTGGGTCACCTCCGACAGCGCCTTCCGTACGCCGTTCGCCCGCGGCTACCGCGTGGTCGAGGAGCTGCCCTACCGCGAGAAGCAGCTCAAGGCCGCCCTGCGCGAGCGCGGCATCGGCCGGGTGGAGATCAAGAAGCGGGGCGTGGACGTCGTACCCGAGCAGCTGCGCAAGCGGCTCGACCTGACCGGTGACGCGGCGGCGACCCTGGTCCTCACCCGGGTCGCCGGCCGCGGCACCTGCCTGCTTGTCGAGCCGTTCTGA
- a CDS encoding TetR/AcrR family transcriptional regulator, which translates to MTGSAMSSRSPGPSASSRSDATRARLLDAATAEFAAKGFHGTTTRDIAGAAGMSPAALYVHHRSKEDLLFAICRIGHQHFLDLVRDAARAATDPTARLREIARAFARNHAVEHTLARIVNYELGALSPEHHEEVLRIRLAIEDEVRTVVEAGATEGAFDVPDTGVVTTAILSLGIDIARWYREDGHWDPDRIADWYADLTLRLVGARP; encoded by the coding sequence ATGACCGGATCCGCAATGTCGTCCCGCTCACCGGGCCCGTCGGCGTCGTCCCGCTCCGACGCCACCCGGGCGCGCCTGCTCGACGCGGCGACCGCGGAGTTCGCCGCCAAGGGGTTCCACGGCACCACGACCCGGGACATCGCGGGTGCGGCCGGGATGAGCCCGGCGGCGCTCTACGTGCACCACCGCTCCAAGGAGGATCTCCTCTTCGCCATCTGCCGCATCGGGCACCAGCACTTCCTCGACCTGGTCCGCGACGCCGCGCGGGCGGCCACCGACCCCACGGCACGCCTGCGGGAGATCGCGCGCGCCTTCGCCCGCAACCACGCCGTGGAGCACACGCTGGCCCGCATCGTGAACTACGAGCTCGGCGCCCTCTCCCCCGAGCACCACGAGGAGGTCCTCCGCATCCGCCTCGCCATCGAGGACGAGGTCCGCACCGTGGTCGAGGCGGGCGCCACCGAGGGTGCCTTCGACGTCCCCGACACCGGCGTCGTCACGACCGCGATCCTGTCCCTGGGCATCGACATCGCCCGCTGGTACCGCGAGGACGGCCACTGGGACCCCGACCGCATCGCCGACTGGTACGCCGACCTGACGCTGCGACTGGTGGGCGCTCGGCCTTGA
- a CDS encoding GuaB3 family IMP dehydrogenase-related protein, whose translation MTDIEIGRAKRARRAYSFDDVAIVPSRRTRDPEEVSVDWQIDAYRFEMPILAAPMDSVMSPQTAIAFGKHGGLGVLNLEGIWTRYDDPEPLLAELAELRGEDATRKLQEIYTEPIKPELITERVREVRESGVTVAASLSPQRTKEFAGTVVDAGVDMFVIRGTTVSAEHVSSQAEPLNLKQFIYELDVPVIVGGCATHQAALHLMRTGAAGVLVGFGGGAAHTTRKVLGVAVPMASAVADVAAARRDYLDESGGRYVHVIADGSIGRSGDVSKAIACGADAVMVGSPFARATDVPGRGFHWGAEAHHPELPRGERVQFEPVGTLEQILFGPSSVADGTMNLVGALRRSMATTGYTELKEFQRVEVVVE comes from the coding sequence GTGACGGACATCGAGATCGGCCGAGCCAAGCGTGCCCGCCGCGCGTACTCCTTCGACGACGTCGCGATCGTGCCCTCGCGGCGCACGCGCGACCCCGAGGAGGTGAGCGTCGACTGGCAGATCGACGCCTACCGCTTCGAGATGCCGATCCTGGCGGCGCCGATGGACTCGGTGATGTCGCCGCAGACCGCCATCGCCTTCGGCAAGCACGGCGGCCTGGGCGTGCTCAACCTCGAGGGCATCTGGACCCGGTACGACGACCCCGAGCCGCTGCTGGCCGAGCTCGCCGAGCTCCGGGGCGAGGACGCCACCCGCAAGCTCCAGGAGATCTACACCGAGCCGATCAAGCCCGAGCTGATCACCGAGCGCGTGCGTGAGGTGCGCGAGTCCGGGGTGACGGTCGCCGCGTCGCTGTCGCCGCAGCGCACCAAGGAGTTCGCCGGCACGGTGGTCGACGCGGGCGTGGACATGTTCGTCATCCGCGGCACGACCGTCTCGGCCGAGCACGTCAGCAGCCAGGCCGAGCCGCTGAACCTGAAGCAGTTCATCTACGAGCTCGACGTGCCCGTCATCGTGGGCGGCTGCGCCACCCACCAGGCGGCGCTCCACCTGATGCGCACCGGTGCGGCCGGCGTACTCGTCGGCTTCGGCGGGGGAGCGGCCCACACCACCCGCAAGGTGCTCGGCGTCGCGGTCCCGATGGCATCGGCGGTGGCCGACGTGGCCGCCGCGCGTCGTGACTACCTCGACGAGTCCGGTGGCCGCTACGTGCACGTCATCGCCGACGGCTCCATCGGCCGCTCGGGCGACGTCTCCAAGGCAATCGCCTGCGGCGCCGACGCGGTGATGGTGGGGTCGCCGTTCGCCCGCGCCACCGACGTGCCGGGCCGCGGCTTCCACTGGGGCGCCGAGGCCCACCACCCCGAGCTGCCGCGCGGCGAGCGCGTCCAGTTCGAGCCGGTCGGCACCCTGGAGCAGATCCTGTTCGGCCCCTCCAGCGTCGCCGACGGCACGATGAACCTCGTCGGTGCGCTGCGGCGGTCGATGGCGACCACCGGCTACACCGAGCTCAAGGAATTCCAGCGCGTCGAGGTCGTCGTCGAGTAG
- a CDS encoding GNAT family N-acetyltransferase: MLWRIRVTLPDRPGTLAALARECGAAGVNILTVQVFTPASGTVTDELVVRSPEAWAEEDFAPLVAAAGGTFGVALPCSEAAVVDQPTRYVDAARAVLAQPASFPEVVARLFDADTEPADRAEDVMELAVGPAVVQVRRSTPFTATEHARGAAMAQLVTEVIERVRPPEPTAAPGELAPEYVASEGTVTALVAGAVVGRASVTPGAEEDAAWQVDLWVDDRWQRRGIGRRLLADVVRIARTRDVAEVVLTAPATSRAVLPVVLSAGLRGRIRMSGDSLVVRIPLADVKAPAVRS, from the coding sequence ATGCTCTGGAGGATCCGCGTCACGCTGCCCGACCGGCCGGGCACGCTGGCCGCGCTCGCGCGCGAGTGCGGCGCCGCCGGGGTCAACATCCTGACCGTGCAGGTCTTCACACCCGCCTCGGGCACGGTGACCGACGAGCTCGTCGTCCGGTCGCCGGAGGCATGGGCCGAGGAGGACTTCGCACCGCTGGTCGCCGCCGCCGGCGGCACCTTCGGCGTCGCGCTGCCCTGCTCCGAGGCCGCGGTCGTCGACCAACCCACCCGCTACGTCGACGCGGCCCGCGCCGTACTGGCGCAGCCGGCGTCGTTCCCCGAGGTCGTGGCGCGCCTCTTCGACGCCGACACCGAGCCGGCCGACCGGGCCGAGGACGTCATGGAGCTCGCGGTCGGCCCCGCGGTCGTGCAGGTGCGGCGGAGTACGCCCTTCACCGCGACCGAGCACGCGCGCGGCGCGGCCATGGCGCAACTGGTCACCGAGGTCATCGAACGGGTCCGGCCCCCGGAGCCGACGGCGGCGCCCGGCGAGCTCGCGCCGGAGTACGTCGCCTCCGAGGGCACCGTCACGGCGCTCGTCGCGGGTGCCGTGGTCGGCCGTGCGAGCGTCACGCCGGGCGCCGAGGAGGACGCTGCCTGGCAGGTCGACCTCTGGGTCGACGACCGCTGGCAGCGCCGCGGCATCGGACGGCGACTCCTCGCCGACGTCGTCCGCATCGCCCGCACCCGCGACGTCGCCGAGGTGGTGCTGACGGCCCCGGCCACGAGCCGTGCCGTGTTGCCCGTCGTGCTCTCGGCGGGCCTCCGCGGACGCATCCGGATGTCGGGGGACAGCCTCGTGGTCCGCATCCCCCTTGCCGATGTGAAGGCGCCCGCGGTGCGGTCCTAG